The following proteins come from a genomic window of Gordonia westfalica:
- a CDS encoding GNAT family N-acetyltransferase translates to MVTSTESAECRVPPSAGAGHPSAGLAAEDAATYAGWFACLAEPTRVRLLHEVASTPAGVSIGELATRLGIGQPTISHHVRKLADVGFVTVHKDGTSSVVVVNPACCTGLPSAADAVMGLLTQRPCCPDDLPGDVTVRPMTDEDWPAVRRIYSDAIATGLTTFATEVPPRKTLDTQWLPDHRWVAEIDGTVVGWAALTPASPHEHFRGVAESAVCVAEGWRGRGVGKALLRTQVIAADQAGLWTLQTSVFPENRAAIALHHSAGFRTVGVRERIAQLGGEWRDTVLLERRSETEAATSCAAF, encoded by the coding sequence ATGGTTACGTCCACTGAGTCCGCCGAGTGCCGTGTCCCGCCGAGTGCAGGTGCCGGGCATCCGTCGGCCGGTTTGGCGGCCGAGGACGCGGCCACCTACGCCGGTTGGTTCGCCTGCCTGGCCGAACCGACCCGTGTCCGGCTTCTCCACGAGGTCGCCAGCACCCCGGCCGGCGTCAGCATCGGGGAGCTGGCCACACGGCTGGGCATCGGCCAGCCGACCATCTCGCACCACGTCCGCAAGCTCGCCGACGTCGGCTTCGTGACCGTCCACAAGGACGGCACCAGCTCCGTCGTGGTGGTCAACCCGGCGTGCTGCACCGGCCTGCCGAGCGCGGCCGACGCAGTCATGGGCCTGCTCACCCAGCGCCCGTGCTGCCCGGACGATCTCCCCGGCGACGTGACCGTTCGACCGATGACCGACGAGGACTGGCCCGCCGTGCGCCGCATCTACAGCGACGCCATCGCCACCGGTCTCACCACCTTCGCCACCGAGGTGCCGCCTCGGAAGACGCTGGACACCCAGTGGCTCCCGGATCACCGGTGGGTCGCCGAGATCGACGGCACCGTCGTCGGCTGGGCCGCCCTAACCCCCGCGTCGCCCCACGAGCACTTCCGCGGGGTCGCAGAAAGCGCGGTCTGTGTCGCCGAAGGCTGGCGCGGCCGCGGCGTCGGCAAGGCCCTGCTCCGAACGCAGGTGATCGCCGCCGACCAGGCCGGCCTGTGGACGCTACAGACCTCGGTCTTCCCGGAGAACCGGGCCGCGATCGCGCTGCACCACTCCGCCGGGTTCCGCACCGTCGGGGTCCGCGAACGCATCGCCCAACTCGGCGGCGAGTGGCGCGACACCGTCCTGCTCGAACGACGATCCGAGACCGAGGCCGCCACCAGCTGCGCGGCGTTCTGA
- a CDS encoding M56 family metallopeptidase, with the protein MSAAVVLVVAAGVLGWLWPRWMVRVQGRIDARWVLVAWPAAQVVFALLWVGAVVTLAVPGHFGIHSLSEVVSCLRVLSHGASPRVEAISGGVLAVVTVAAIVRAVTIAVRSAVRMRGAREEYLQSLRLVGARSERYPDVWWLADGRPMAFCLPGKDAGIAATTGLQAALSGEELDAVVAHERAHRRQRHHTVVLAARALGRAFPLIPLFSRAGREVAGLVEQAADARAAQLVGARAVCSALGTLARSGPVAGPVGVLSISDSSSVGPRLSRLDSGHRCRSRRNHVGAAAAVAGVVAVPTTLAVSGVVSAMVIAMCV; encoded by the coding sequence ATGAGTGCAGCGGTGGTGTTAGTTGTTGCCGCAGGTGTGCTGGGCTGGCTGTGGCCTCGATGGATGGTTCGGGTGCAGGGCCGTATCGATGCTCGTTGGGTGTTGGTGGCCTGGCCGGCCGCGCAGGTCGTGTTTGCGTTGTTGTGGGTGGGAGCTGTTGTGACGCTGGCGGTTCCCGGTCATTTCGGCATCCATTCGTTGTCTGAGGTGGTGTCGTGTCTGCGGGTGTTGTCACACGGCGCATCCCCGCGGGTGGAAGCGATCTCTGGTGGCGTGCTGGCGGTGGTGACCGTGGCAGCGATTGTCCGAGCGGTGACGATCGCGGTGCGATCGGCGGTGCGGATGCGTGGTGCTCGTGAGGAGTATCTTCAGTCGTTGCGGTTGGTGGGCGCCCGCAGTGAGCGCTATCCCGATGTGTGGTGGCTCGCCGACGGGCGGCCGATGGCGTTTTGTCTGCCGGGCAAGGATGCCGGCATTGCCGCCACGACCGGGTTGCAGGCGGCGTTGTCCGGTGAGGAACTCGATGCCGTCGTTGCTCATGAGCGCGCACACCGGCGGCAACGTCATCACACCGTGGTGTTGGCGGCCCGCGCTCTCGGGCGTGCGTTCCCGCTGATTCCGTTGTTCAGCCGCGCGGGCCGTGAGGTCGCCGGCTTGGTCGAGCAAGCCGCCGATGCCCGCGCGGCCCAGCTGGTGGGTGCGCGGGCGGTCTGCTCGGCGTTGGGAACGTTGGCCCGTTCGGGACCTGTAGCGGGCCCGGTGGGTGTGTTGTCGATCAGCGATTCGTCGTCGGTGGGGCCTCGGTTGAGCCGCTTGGACTCCGGTCACCGGTGCCGGTCGCGACGTAATCATGTGGGTGCTGCCGCGGCGGTGGCTGGTGTGGTGGCGGTGCCGACCACGCTAGCGGTGTCCGGTGTCGTCTCGGCGATGGTGATCGCGATGTGTGTGTAG
- a CDS encoding M23 family metallopeptidase: MQMVLTSLRVKAGQQWGPKALGVAAAVCVGVAPVIATAPAAASTDGHVAGELIAIVQDSVKAALGGAAAANLGKPITQTASCLGAQAQSGSVGDAGSAAALQCFGTFSLIDPIDGFRIIDALPLARLVATLIAAIVPHDPNEPHGPQPQEPGTPTPLLPGSGGAVAPTAGEITSTFGDGRGHQGIDIGNDLGAPIVAVADGEVITSGPAEGFGLWMRIRHDDGTITTYGHNDENLLEQGARVRMGQSIATVGNRGVSTGPHLHFEVLDPTGVNVDPAQWLADRGVVLAMAADADARAPGPVVPQWVGEPRL, from the coding sequence ATGCAGATGGTGTTGACATCGCTACGGGTCAAGGCGGGGCAGCAGTGGGGCCCCAAAGCGCTGGGGGTGGCAGCGGCGGTGTGTGTGGGTGTTGCGCCTGTGATTGCCACCGCACCGGCGGCGGCCTCGACCGATGGACATGTGGCCGGGGAGCTGATCGCGATCGTGCAGGACTCGGTGAAGGCCGCTTTGGGTGGTGCCGCGGCTGCGAATTTGGGGAAGCCGATCACGCAGACGGCGTCCTGCCTGGGCGCTCAGGCCCAGTCGGGCAGCGTCGGCGATGCGGGCAGTGCAGCCGCACTGCAGTGCTTCGGCACGTTTTCGCTCATTGATCCGATAGACGGGTTCCGGATCATCGACGCGTTACCGCTGGCTCGGCTGGTAGCCACCCTGATCGCCGCAATCGTGCCGCACGATCCGAACGAGCCGCATGGCCCCCAGCCGCAGGAACCCGGAACGCCGACACCGCTGCTGCCCGGTAGTGGCGGTGCGGTGGCGCCGACTGCGGGCGAGATCACGTCCACCTTCGGTGACGGACGGGGCCATCAGGGCATTGATATCGGCAATGATCTGGGCGCGCCCATTGTCGCGGTAGCTGACGGGGAGGTCATCACCTCCGGACCTGCCGAGGGGTTCGGGTTGTGGATGCGGATCCGGCACGATGACGGCACGATCACCACCTACGGCCACAACGACGAGAATCTGCTCGAGCAGGGCGCGCGAGTACGGATGGGCCAATCGATCGCCACAGTGGGCAACCGTGGGGTCTCGACCGGCCCGCATCTGCATTTCGAGGTTCTCGACCCGACGGGAGTCAACGTCGATCCGGCACAGTGGCTGGCCGATCGCGGGGTGGTTCTGGCGATGGCCGCTGATGCAGACGCCCGCGCGCCGGGGCCGGTGGTGCCGCAGTGGGTCGGCGAACCACGCCTGTGA
- a CDS encoding copper-translocating P-type ATPase, which produces MNEHSSPEHVGHDAADERHHGQLAAASHNHHDHHAERARADHDHAGHGGHGDHAGQFRRLFWIMLALAVPVVAFSPMFAMLIGYDLPDGEVLKWVSPVLGTVMYCWGGRPFLVGAYSELRSRAPGMMLLIALAITVAFVASWGASIGVLHHELDFWWELALLIVIMLLGHWIEMRSLAQTTSALDSLAALLPDEAERVDGDQITTVAPSELQVGDVVIVRPGASVPADGRVVDGSAELDESMVTGESRTVRRGIGDQVVAGTVATDSGLRVQITATGDDTALAGIQRLVADAQNSTSRAQRLADSAAALLFWFALGSAIITAIVWTVIGQPDQAVIRTITVLVIACPHALGLAIPLVVAIATERAARGGVLVKDRLALEAMRTVDAVLFDKTGTLTKGEPTVIEIAAADGVDEDTVLALAASAEADSEHPLARAIVAAAGDRARPVPAATDFTSSPAVGVTARVEGATVRVGGPRMLEEQGHQELAIADRWRADGAIILHVTRDTELIGALKLADEVRGESRQAVEVLHARGVEVVMITGDAEAVAHTVAHDLGIDRVFAGVRPEDKASKVAELQHEGRKVAMVGDGVNDAPALAQADVGIAIGAGTDVAIASAGVILASDDPRSVLSVIELSDASYRKMKQNLWWAAGYNLISVPLAAGILAPIGFVLPMSVGAILMSASTVVVALNAQLLRRLDLQPGASTVRGLQHNRPRSIEKVSP; this is translated from the coding sequence ATGAACGAGCACTCTTCCCCTGAGCACGTCGGTCACGACGCCGCCGATGAACGCCACCACGGCCAACTCGCCGCAGCGTCACACAACCACCACGATCACCATGCTGAGCGCGCCCGCGCAGACCATGATCACGCTGGGCATGGGGGGCATGGTGATCACGCCGGGCAGTTCCGGCGGCTGTTCTGGATCATGCTGGCCCTGGCTGTGCCGGTCGTGGCCTTTTCGCCCATGTTCGCGATGCTCATCGGCTATGACCTACCCGATGGTGAAGTGTTGAAGTGGGTCTCACCGGTGCTGGGTACGGTGATGTACTGCTGGGGTGGGCGGCCGTTCCTGGTAGGCGCCTATTCAGAACTGCGGTCGCGTGCACCGGGAATGATGCTGTTGATCGCCTTGGCGATCACGGTGGCCTTCGTGGCGTCCTGGGGTGCGAGCATCGGTGTGTTGCACCACGAACTGGACTTCTGGTGGGAACTGGCGCTGCTCATCGTGATCATGCTGTTGGGGCATTGGATCGAGATGCGGTCGCTGGCCCAGACGACCTCGGCCCTGGACTCGCTGGCCGCGCTGCTGCCCGATGAGGCCGAACGCGTCGATGGCGACCAGATCACCACGGTTGCTCCCAGTGAGCTGCAGGTCGGAGATGTGGTGATCGTGCGCCCGGGGGCCAGCGTGCCGGCCGACGGTCGCGTCGTAGACGGCTCGGCCGAGCTCGATGAATCCATGGTCACCGGAGAATCGCGCACGGTGCGCCGCGGCATCGGCGATCAGGTGGTGGCCGGCACGGTGGCCACCGACTCGGGGCTGCGGGTCCAGATCACCGCCACCGGCGATGACACGGCGCTGGCCGGGATTCAGCGCCTGGTGGCAGACGCGCAGAACTCCACCTCCCGCGCCCAGCGGCTGGCCGATTCCGCTGCAGCGCTGCTGTTCTGGTTCGCGCTCGGCTCAGCGATCATCACCGCCATCGTGTGGACGGTCATCGGCCAACCCGACCAGGCGGTGATTCGAACCATCACCGTGCTGGTCATCGCCTGCCCACACGCACTCGGCTTGGCTATCCCCCTGGTGGTGGCCATTGCCACCGAACGCGCCGCCCGCGGCGGCGTGCTGGTTAAAGACCGGTTGGCACTTGAGGCCATGCGCACTGTGGATGCGGTGCTGTTCGACAAGACCGGAACCCTGACCAAGGGTGAGCCCACGGTCATCGAGATCGCGGCCGCCGACGGCGTCGATGAGGACACCGTGCTCGCCCTGGCCGCCAGCGCCGAAGCCGACAGTGAGCACCCGTTGGCGCGAGCGATTGTCGCAGCTGCCGGAGACCGCGCGCGGCCGGTGCCGGCGGCCACCGACTTCACCTCGTCACCGGCGGTCGGTGTGACCGCTCGCGTCGAGGGCGCCACAGTGCGGGTGGGCGGGCCCCGCATGCTCGAGGAACAGGGCCATCAGGAACTGGCCATCGCTGATCGCTGGCGCGCCGACGGCGCAATCATCCTGCATGTCACCCGCGACACTGAGCTGATTGGAGCTCTCAAACTTGCTGATGAGGTGCGCGGGGAATCCCGCCAAGCCGTCGAGGTGCTGCACGCCCGCGGGGTCGAGGTTGTGATGATTACCGGCGACGCCGAAGCAGTGGCGCACACCGTCGCTCACGACCTCGGTATCGATCGGGTGTTCGCCGGTGTACGGCCGGAAGACAAAGCCAGCAAGGTGGCCGAACTGCAGCACGAAGGCCGCAAGGTGGCGATGGTGGGCGACGGCGTCAACGACGCCCCCGCCCTGGCCCAGGCCGATGTGGGCATCGCGATCGGGGCCGGCACCGACGTCGCGATCGCCTCGGCCGGGGTCATCCTCGCCAGCGACGACCCCCGCTCGGTGCTGTCGGTCATCGAGCTGTCGGACGCCAGCTACCGAAAAATGAAGCAGAACCTGTGGTGGGCAGCGGGATACAACCTGATCTCTGTACCGCTGGCCGCCGGAATTCTCGCGCCCATCGGGTTCGTCCTGCCGATGTCGGTCGGAGCGATTCTGATGTCAGCCTCGACGGTCGTGGTCGCACTCAACGCGCAACTGTTACGCCGACTCGACCTGCAGCCAGGCGCGAGTACAGTGCGTGGACTGCAGCACAACCGACCGAGATCCATTGAGAAGGTGAGTCCATGA
- a CDS encoding F510_1955 family glycosylhydrolase, with translation MPVSSLSIRTVAVVVIATLTVLSGCATQEQPTSPPPPATSPEIVATLTPELDHLHALHIRADGTILAGTHTGVVALTADGTTSRVGASDDDFMGLTGVPGSDRLFASGHPSPRSSAPNPLGLVASEDGGQTWTPRSVAGQIDFHALATNGQLLVGFDGINRLLVSTDDGTSWNTGASLAAAALTITDHGVWATTPAGLQHSTDDAQTFTIVPDAPALALLAAAPDGTLWGIDTANTVWRSPDGTHWEQRSTISSVTALVARDAETAYAANGQSLYTLS, from the coding sequence TTGCCTGTCTCGAGCCTGTCCATCCGCACTGTTGCGGTCGTAGTCATCGCCACGCTGACTGTGCTGAGCGGTTGTGCCACCCAGGAACAACCCACATCCCCACCCCCGCCGGCAACCTCACCAGAGATAGTCGCAACACTGACCCCAGAACTCGACCACCTCCACGCCCTACACATCCGCGCCGACGGCACCATCCTCGCCGGAACTCACACCGGCGTAGTCGCCCTCACCGCAGACGGAACCACCAGCCGGGTCGGCGCCTCCGACGACGACTTCATGGGACTGACCGGGGTACCCGGCTCTGACCGGCTCTTCGCCTCCGGCCATCCCAGCCCGCGGAGCTCGGCACCCAACCCGCTGGGACTCGTCGCCAGCGAAGATGGCGGGCAGACATGGACACCGAGATCGGTGGCCGGCCAAATCGACTTCCACGCGCTCGCCACCAACGGACAACTACTCGTAGGCTTCGACGGAATCAACCGCCTGCTCGTATCGACCGACGACGGGACAAGCTGGAACACCGGCGCGTCCCTGGCCGCAGCAGCACTCACGATCACCGACCACGGCGTCTGGGCGACCACCCCCGCAGGGCTGCAACACAGCACCGACGACGCCCAGACCTTCACAATCGTCCCCGATGCGCCGGCCCTAGCCCTCCTGGCGGCCGCACCCGATGGCACGCTCTGGGGCATTGACACCGCCAACACCGTCTGGCGCAGCCCAGACGGCACACACTGGGAACAACGCAGCACCATCAGCAGTGTCACCGCGCTGGTCGCCAGAGACGCCGAAACTGCATACGCCGCAAACGGGCAATCGCTATACACGCTCAGCTAA
- a CDS encoding metal-sensitive transcriptional regulator has product MTAASAPGQSSTPEESSASEHSSHGYISDKGKYLARLKRIEGQSRGIYRMVDEEQYCIDILTQISALTKALEGVALGLLDDHLTHCVLDAAHAGGDEAQEKIAEASAAIARLVRS; this is encoded by the coding sequence ATGACCGCTGCGTCCGCACCGGGACAATCCTCCACCCCGGAAGAATCCTCTGCCTCGGAACACTCTTCCCACGGTTACATCAGCGATAAGGGCAAATACCTGGCCCGCCTCAAGCGCATCGAGGGGCAATCCCGAGGTATCTATCGGATGGTCGACGAGGAGCAGTACTGCATCGACATCCTGACCCAGATTTCGGCGCTGACCAAGGCGCTGGAGGGGGTCGCGCTGGGTTTGCTCGACGACCATCTCACCCACTGTGTGCTCGATGCCGCCCACGCCGGCGGGGACGAGGCGCAGGAGAAGATCGCTGAAGCCTCGGCGGCCATCGCTCGCCTCGTTCGTTCCTGA
- a CDS encoding NAD(P)-binding domain-containing protein, which translates to MNDLPVVVIGAGPIGLAAAAELRERQLTPLVFERGPRAGAAVAEWNHVRLFSRWAEVIDPAARRLLDQTGWNAPDDEAYLTGQEWVRDYLVPLAAALGDAVQFGTEVIGVARRGRDLVVDSGRDTEPLSVHIRRADGTEERVLAQAVIDASGTWGTPNPLGGEGLPALGEKAAADVISYRVPDLDDREVRAQYAGKHTAIAGGGHSALNAIVALAALEKEAPGTRITWILRRGDVASTFGGGESDQLPARGALGLKAKKAVDDGLLNVVTGFRTAAVEPADQDRVALTSDNGQRVDGVDRVVVLTGFRPELSWLSEIRLGLDPVLQAPIELAPLIDPNVHSCGTVYPHGAEELSHPEPGFYLAGMKSYGRAPTFLAMTGYEQVRSIAAAIAGDHEAAARVELILPETGVCGGAGVFDEPDADASEGGCCGAPQPELVTLTAPGGSR; encoded by the coding sequence ATGAACGACTTGCCCGTCGTCGTGATCGGTGCCGGACCCATCGGTCTGGCCGCCGCCGCCGAACTGCGCGAACGCCAGCTCACCCCGCTGGTCTTCGAGCGGGGCCCCCGCGCAGGAGCTGCCGTGGCCGAGTGGAACCACGTGCGACTGTTCTCCCGCTGGGCCGAGGTCATCGACCCCGCCGCCCGCCGCCTGCTCGACCAGACCGGCTGGAATGCCCCCGACGATGAGGCGTATCTGACCGGGCAGGAGTGGGTCCGCGACTACCTCGTCCCGCTCGCCGCCGCACTCGGTGACGCCGTGCAGTTCGGCACCGAGGTCATCGGCGTCGCCCGCCGCGGCCGCGACCTCGTCGTCGACTCCGGCCGCGACACCGAACCGCTGTCCGTGCACATCCGCCGCGCCGACGGCACCGAGGAACGTGTGCTTGCGCAGGCGGTCATCGACGCCTCCGGCACCTGGGGCACCCCGAACCCGCTCGGCGGCGAAGGACTACCCGCGCTCGGCGAGAAGGCCGCGGCCGACGTCATCTCCTACCGCGTCCCGGACCTCGACGACCGGGAAGTGCGCGCGCAGTACGCGGGCAAGCACACCGCGATCGCCGGCGGCGGCCACTCGGCACTGAACGCCATCGTTGCCCTCGCCGCGCTCGAGAAGGAAGCACCCGGCACCCGGATCACCTGGATCCTGCGCCGCGGCGACGTCGCCTCCACATTCGGTGGCGGCGAATCCGACCAGCTGCCCGCCCGCGGCGCCCTGGGCCTGAAGGCGAAGAAGGCCGTCGACGACGGCCTGCTGAACGTCGTCACCGGGTTCCGCACCGCCGCAGTCGAACCCGCCGATCAGGACCGGGTTGCCCTGACCTCCGACAACGGTCAGCGGGTCGACGGTGTCGACCGTGTCGTGGTGCTCACCGGTTTCCGGCCCGAGCTGTCCTGGCTGTCGGAGATCCGCCTCGGCCTCGATCCGGTCCTGCAGGCCCCGATCGAGCTGGCCCCGCTGATCGACCCGAACGTGCACTCCTGCGGCACCGTCTACCCGCACGGCGCCGAGGAACTCAGCCACCCCGAACCCGGCTTCTACCTGGCCGGAATGAAGAGCTACGGCCGCGCACCGACGTTCCTGGCCATGACCGGGTACGAGCAGGTCCGCAGCATCGCCGCCGCGATCGCCGGTGACCACGAGGCCGCCGCCCGCGTCGAGCTGATCCTCCCCGAAACCGGGGTCTGCGGCGGCGCAGGGGTATTCGACGAGCCCGACGCCGACGCCTCGGAAGGCGGCTGCTGCGGCGCGCCGCAGCCAGAGTTGGTGACCCTGACCGCACCCGGCGGGTCACGATAG
- a CDS encoding MMPL family transporter, with amino-acid sequence MASKSAVSEDEPISDSASPSAGILGRWGATMAGRARWVFGVWVLLLVVLGAAAPSVFSSLAGAGWQANGSESVQVRELAQQHFGGNSSAAVQVVVHSDRDRVESPAVQAVVGQITDLAATDKRFGQVVPPQPGMSISPDGHTGIVIIGAAANTDDMVRAVDEHKDELTGLSGNGVEVYPTGASALWSDFNKANHDAMIKAELFSWPVTLTIMVLAFGSLVAAGLPLLLTIAGLVASAGGLVLLNQVTPISVWAINFAMMFALALGIDYALFIVSRFRDAIRGHADNMRAAVAETMDTAGKAVLLSGITVLVSLSAVLLVPAPAVRTMAVGIMLAVVFVLAATLTLLPAALGKLGPKVNAVSLPYARRQQHRSPVFARWGLFLHRYPWTVAAGSLAVLIALAIPVFGLKVAMPSISVVPEDAPVRQGYELVQAQMGEGAPGMLQIVAPAGEAQQTAQAAAQSPGIEMVTPPMPAADGSDYVMMQALPTVDPSAEQMGTVVDDLRNTLPQGALVGGAPTENLDLQQALNDYFPLVVAVILILGFLLLLVSLQAPLIALIGTVVSLLSTAAAFGVAKLIFQDGHLADLLGFTPQGFLDGWGPVFFFAMIFAIAMDYTVFLLATAKEHYERSDDATQAQIDGMAHSGRIIFAAAAVMVAVFFTFALAEPLPPKEMGIILGVAVLLDAVLIRLTLLPALLRITRRAAWWSPAWLRRILPKISFAH; translated from the coding sequence ATGGCGTCGAAGTCGGCCGTGTCCGAAGACGAACCAATCAGTGACTCAGCAAGTCCCTCTGCCGGGATTCTTGGGCGGTGGGGTGCGACGATGGCCGGCCGGGCCCGCTGGGTGTTCGGCGTGTGGGTGCTCCTCCTCGTCGTCCTCGGGGCGGCGGCACCGTCGGTGTTCTCCTCCCTCGCCGGAGCGGGCTGGCAGGCAAACGGGTCGGAATCGGTCCAGGTCCGCGAACTGGCCCAGCAGCATTTCGGCGGGAACTCGTCGGCTGCGGTGCAGGTGGTCGTTCATTCCGACCGTGACCGCGTGGAGAGCCCCGCAGTCCAGGCCGTCGTCGGACAGATCACCGACCTCGCAGCCACCGACAAGCGGTTCGGTCAGGTCGTGCCCCCGCAGCCGGGCATGTCGATCAGTCCGGATGGTCACACCGGCATAGTCATCATCGGCGCCGCCGCCAACACCGACGACATGGTGCGCGCGGTCGACGAACACAAAGACGAGCTGACCGGTCTGTCCGGCAACGGTGTCGAGGTCTACCCCACCGGTGCGTCGGCGTTGTGGAGTGACTTCAACAAGGCCAATCACGACGCGATGATCAAGGCCGAGCTGTTCTCCTGGCCGGTCACCCTGACGATCATGGTGCTGGCCTTCGGGTCGCTGGTCGCGGCCGGACTTCCCCTGCTGCTGACCATCGCCGGACTCGTCGCGTCTGCCGGCGGACTGGTCCTGCTCAACCAGGTCACCCCGATCTCGGTGTGGGCGATCAACTTCGCCATGATGTTCGCCCTGGCCCTGGGTATCGACTACGCACTGTTCATCGTGTCGCGGTTCCGCGATGCCATTCGCGGTCACGCAGACAACATGCGTGCCGCGGTCGCCGAGACCATGGACACCGCAGGAAAGGCGGTGTTGCTCTCCGGCATCACCGTTCTGGTGAGCCTGTCCGCGGTGCTGCTGGTTCCCGCACCCGCGGTGCGAACGATGGCCGTGGGCATCATGCTCGCCGTCGTCTTCGTCCTGGCGGCAACGCTGACACTGCTGCCTGCCGCGCTGGGCAAGCTGGGTCCCAAGGTCAATGCGGTGTCGTTGCCGTACGCCCGCCGTCAGCAACACCGTTCACCGGTGTTCGCCCGTTGGGGACTCTTCCTGCACCGTTACCCGTGGACCGTCGCCGCCGGATCCCTCGCCGTGCTGATCGCGCTGGCGATCCCGGTCTTCGGCCTGAAGGTTGCGATGCCGTCGATCAGCGTCGTCCCCGAGGACGCCCCGGTCCGCCAGGGCTACGAACTCGTCCAGGCTCAGATGGGTGAGGGCGCACCCGGCATGCTGCAGATCGTCGCACCCGCCGGCGAGGCGCAGCAGACCGCCCAGGCCGCGGCCCAGTCCCCGGGAATCGAGATGGTCACTCCCCCGATGCCCGCCGCCGACGGCTCGGACTACGTGATGATGCAAGCACTTCCGACCGTCGACCCCTCCGCCGAACAGATGGGCACGGTCGTCGACGACCTACGCAACACCCTGCCCCAGGGTGCGCTGGTCGGGGGTGCGCCGACGGAGAATCTCGACCTGCAGCAGGCGCTGAACGACTACTTCCCGCTGGTCGTCGCCGTCATCCTCATCCTGGGCTTCCTGTTGCTCCTGGTGTCGCTGCAGGCACCGCTGATCGCCCTGATCGGCACCGTGGTCAGCCTGCTGTCGACCGCAGCAGCCTTCGGCGTCGCAAAGCTCATCTTCCAGGACGGGCACCTCGCGGACCTGTTGGGCTTCACCCCGCAGGGCTTCCTGGACGGGTGGGGACCGGTGTTCTTCTTCGCGATGATCTTCGCGATCGCGATGGACTACACGGTTTTCCTGCTCGCCACCGCGAAAGAGCACTATGAACGCTCCGACGACGCCACACAGGCCCAGATCGACGGCATGGCGCACTCCGGCCGGATCATCTTCGCCGCGGCAGCGGTCATGGTCGCGGTGTTCTTCACCTTCGCCCTGGCCGAACCGCTTCCCCCGAAGGAGATGGGCATCATCCTCGGTGTCGCCGTTCTGCTCGACGCGGTCCTGATCCGTCTCACGCTCCTTCCGGCGCTGCTGCGGATCACGCGCCGCGCGGCATGGTGGTCGCCCGCCTGGTTGCGCCGCATCCTGCCCAAGATCAGCTTCGCGCACTGA
- a CDS encoding metal-sensitive transcriptional regulator, whose protein sequence is MAVGEEAMDAVLNRLRRAQGQLAGVIAMIEAGRDCKDVVTQLAAVSRALDRAGFKIVASGMKQCLAAADGEQPPLTEAELEKLFLALA, encoded by the coding sequence ATGGCTGTTGGCGAAGAGGCGATGGACGCCGTTCTGAATCGCCTGCGCCGCGCTCAAGGTCAGCTTGCGGGTGTGATCGCGATGATCGAGGCCGGCCGGGACTGCAAGGACGTCGTCACGCAGCTCGCCGCCGTGTCACGCGCGCTCGATCGAGCAGGTTTCAAGATCGTCGCCTCGGGAATGAAGCAGTGCCTCGCCGCCGCCGACGGCGAACAGCCGCCATTGACCGAAGCCGAGCTGGAAAAGCTGTTCCTGGCACTCGCATAA
- a CDS encoding DUF305 domain-containing protein: MRVTRTGVVVAAAAAVLTVVAACSDTSTEDHSSMSGMGTSTVSTESSAAASAEHNSADISFAQQMIPHHTQAIMMSDILLEKDNINPQVVSLAQQIKDAQQPEIEQMQSWLKQWGAPLEGQGHNMDMGTSMAPGSSPMPSMMGMMSPEQMQQLRDAQGAEASRLFLTQMIEHHRGAIAMAKTEIQDGQSPEAIALARQIVTDQESEIARMQQLLNNP, from the coding sequence ATGAGAGTCACACGAACCGGTGTCGTCGTTGCTGCCGCGGCGGCTGTTCTGACAGTGGTGGCCGCGTGTTCGGACACCTCGACTGAGGATCATTCCTCGATGTCGGGGATGGGTACCAGCACGGTCAGTACCGAATCGTCAGCGGCGGCCTCTGCCGAACACAACAGCGCGGACATCTCGTTCGCCCAGCAGATGATCCCGCACCACACCCAGGCGATCATGATGAGCGACATCCTGTTGGAGAAGGACAACATCAACCCCCAGGTCGTCAGTCTGGCCCAGCAGATCAAAGACGCTCAGCAGCCTGAGATCGAGCAGATGCAGTCGTGGCTGAAGCAATGGGGAGCCCCACTCGAGGGCCAGGGACACAACATGGACATGGGTACGTCGATGGCGCCGGGTTCCTCCCCGATGCCGTCGATGATGGGCATGATGTCGCCAGAACAGATGCAGCAGCTACGCGACGCGCAAGGAGCCGAGGCGTCGCGCCTGTTCCTGACGCAGATGATCGAACACCATCGCGGCGCCATCGCCATGGCCAAGACCGAGATTCAAGACGGCCAATCGCCCGAGGCGATCGCTCTGGCACGTCAGATCGTCACTGATCAGGAGAGCGAAATTGCGAGGATGCAGCAGCTTCTCAACAACCCCTAG